Within Scomber japonicus isolate fScoJap1 chromosome 1, fScoJap1.pri, whole genome shotgun sequence, the genomic segment caaaatttagtaagtaagtaaattaaagtaagtaagaaagtataatcacagttctccaaatacacatttatctatgatcgctgtaatagctgttacagtggaggtttctttaggtaattgataaggatataagtaattggtattgtttaaaccatactttttactaagatgttctttatttaagttcttaacactaattttctcactttcatgctctgtgtggtttcaggagacacagagggggggaagtcaggaatgtgtcttttagtttaCGACCGTTGTCTGTGTGACCCTTATCTGATGAGAAGGACAGAATGGCTACCCGTGGGTAGTCAGAAGACCCGAGTTTGTCCCCTACTCCGGGTCTGGGGTGGAAAAAGGTCATTTTTCATGCCTCGGGTTAAACCTTATGACCAGAAGAATGGGAAGATGGGACAAACCGGCTCATTCTTACAAagtgaattattatttaattgccTTCTTGCAATTAGCTCAAAGCATTCCATTTGATTCTGTCCCATGGAATGATaagggatctttgtttgtccaagagaaggaccctgtttgtctctatatcaaacctggtccaatttcctcatctgagggtcaaaggtgactctgaccagaggatgttctgaGCCGTCCTGATGCTGTGTTCGCTACACTGCAGACGCATGGCCATATGGCTTGGGAGCCGTTCTCAACCAGCAACAGACTGACGGCTCATGGCGACCAGTGACATACATTTCTAGAGGAttgacagacacagagaagcgCTACGCGCAAATAGAAAAGGAGGCGTTGGCAGCTACATGGGCGTGTGAGAGACTCGCATCTTACCTGTTAGGTCTGCATTTCACACTACAGACAGATCATAAGCCCTTAGTTCCACTGTTGAGCACAAGAGGGTTAGACGACCTCCCGCCGTGGATCCTGAGGTGTCGTCTGCGGCTGCTGCGGTTCTCCTACACCATCGTCCATGTTCCAGGGAAGCAACTCATCACAGCAGATGCGCTCTCCAGAGCTCCACTGAAGGGTCCGCCCACAGCAGGAGATCTACAGCTGGAGAAAGAGGTTGAGGTTTTTGTGGACTGTGTACTGTCTTCTCTCCCAGCTACAGACAAAATTCTGGAGGAGATCAAAAAGGCACAGAAAGAAGATAAAGTGTGCACAAAAGTGACTGAACACTGTCTCACAGGGTGGCCGGAGAACTGTGAGGCTGACCCACACATCAGCCCATACTGGTGAGACAGAGCGGATCTCCACATCGCTCACGGCCTCCTTATGAAAGGTGAGAGACTTGTTATTCCACCCCCCTTAAGAGCAGATGTGCTACAGCAGTTGCATGAAAGACATCAGGGGATCTCAAAATGCAGAGCAAGAGCAAAAGAATCCGTCTGGTGGCCTGGCATTTCCGCCCAGATAGGACAAATGGTGGAAAGGTGTGAACTATGTCCGAAACACAGATCACAGCTCAAAGAACCACTGGTGCCAACTCCCCTGCCGGACCGCCCCTGGCAGAAAGTTGGTATGGATCTATTTGAGTGGTCCAAGAGAGATTACCTGTTGATCATAGACTATTTCTCAAGATACATTGAGATAGCAGAGCTCGAAAGCACTTCGGCTGAGGTGACAATGAGGGCTATTAAAGAGGTCTTCGCCAGGCACGGGACTGCAGAGTTTGTCATATCAGACAACGGGCCGCCGTTTTCATCATCAGTGTTCAGAGAGTTTGCAAAAGAGAACAATTTCATACATATCACAAGCAGCCCCCGCTACCCTCAAGCGAACGGAGAGGCGGAATGCGCTGTACGGACCATCAAGGACTTGTGGAAAAAGGACAGTGATTACAGCAGAGCACTGCTGGCCTACAGGTCCACCCCATTGGTGCACGGGTTCTCACCAGCACAGCTGCTGATGGGAAGAAACCTGCGTTCATCTCTACCCCAATCAACGACCAAGCTGGATCCTAAGTGGCCAGACCTGCAGGCCTTTCgcaagaaggaggagaagggaaggCATAGGCAGGCCACAAACTACAACCTGAGACACCGCTCAAGACCTCTCCCAGAACTGACTGCTGGTCAAAAGGTCTGGATTATCACTGAGAGAACCACAGGAGCAGTCGTCGGATCAGCCAACACTCCGAGGTCTTACAGTATATGGTAGAGACTGACAGAAGTCTCCTCAGAAGAAACAGAAGTCACCTCCAACCTATAGGGACTGTTACAAGAGTTGGTCGGGTGACAAAGCCACCTGACAAACTGGACTTGTGAATAAAGTGAACAATGACAGTTATGTTcccatggggggaaaaaaagtgatttgGGATGTTACAGTTCATAAGtcttgagttaaaaaaaacacaaaagtatgCTAAGGTTAAAATGTTGATAAAAATGATATCCTGTGTTTCAGTTTTAGTAGTTCGTgagtaaaaacacagagaagTTGCACAacaatttatttgaatgaaGAAAGAGTTTAGCTATAAGGGGGAGGTGTAGCAGTAGTAGGACTACTATTCCCAGGATGCTTAgctcccacaatgcaatgcgtGTAATGTGCTCTACCTGGTTCACAGTAAACAGAGATGCGACTCGAAGCAACACATCGGTGTCCCgtgttattattatacatttaacgtacccattttcttgtaatacggggttgttgtgtgtattgagcctgctgctcctctgtccgTTGCGGCTCCGCTCTGTCACAGACcgccagagagagagcgagagagagagagagagagagagagatgcaccatggataactgaggagacgtgacagtggagcaacttgaacctgtgagttatggtctaactagtcgccGTTAGACGTTATACATCATAGCTTGCATTCAAGGAATTTGcttgattttcattttcatagcTTTCATCTGCAATGCTGACAAGCCACAGTGAACCACACGTATGTAACCAAAGTTCCAAGATGGGTTACCAATGTTCAGATTCATCTGATAATGGTGTGTGTGGCTTATCAGGTTAACTCTTCTgttccacattttcactggtgtcTTTCACTGTTTGACAGTTAGCCTACTCTCTCTTTTAACTTTTGGTGAGTGTAACTTTATTTTCACACTTACTACCTGCTTTGAACGGATTATTAGCCATTTTTGCACTTTACAACATCACACACATATAGTctcagcagagacacacagcagaCCATCCCCAATATTGATTTAAACAAACTGCCctacaaatgtttttttcttacagtttAAACCTCTAGCAGGTACCTCAGAAACCATGAAGCCACACTGGGGCCCTGTTAGGGGTCCGAAACACCCACTAGCAGTCTTTTTCCTCTAATACCACACACTTTGCATTTCTAATCAATTTTTTTCAACTATATTGATTCTGATACAGTATCTATATTTTACCAAAATGGATATTCCTTTCTGATCATCCCCAGTATCTTACTTTTGCATTTGCCAatctcaaaaaaataaaaatgtacagattCTTTTTGATCTCGATATGGTGAGGCATACAAATTCAGCACTTACCCAGTCAGTTTTGTTGAGATTCTATTTAGTGACACCAgtttgataaacattttaatctgcAGTCCATACATGAGTGGAGAAAGTGCACAGGAGTCCAAGATATCTGACGCTGAAAAGGTTTATTGAGACTTGATCAAGGAGAATGAACGAATAATCAGTACACACTTGTGCTCCCACTCCTGATGCTCCCTTCAAGCCAACACACATATTGCCATAAATGATCCATTCCCAAATATGGTCAGACCCAACAGATCTACAGCATATAGAATACTGGTCTGCAAATTTAAAACAAGGGGATATGAATTCACAATGAACTCAGCTCAGCACcctttccctccattcctcaGGGTCAGCAATATCCAACCTCTGATTGCATTGACCTCTACTCCATTCAGAGAGACACCTTGGCATCTATTGTATAAAGGGGAGACAGTGTGTCTCATGGTTAAGATTCCTCCCAGGGACCCCAAGGACTTAGTTTGACCCAGTGTATACCAAATTATGATACCTAAATTTGGAAAATTCCATtgcaaattacaaaataaatgttgttttttagaactttactttaaaaaatataaagatcTTTTGAGAAACAGCATGTCCAAattattctttttcatttgtcagGGTCAGCTACCTCTCAATTGAAAGTACCCTaaaatgattatatatatatgtacatatgtatatgtatatatatatactcacaAAAAGTCAGGGATATTTGGCTTTCAGATGAAATTTCAGGATGAACCTAAAATCCACTATAACCTTTACAGGTGAACTTAGGCCCCGTTTATACGTacccggttatttttaaaaacagagacatTAATCATCGTTCGCACCCTCCGTTTAGACGCAAATGGAGAATTCACCCCTGAaaacgatgctttttaaaaactccggccagagtggagattttggaaaactctgtttgcatgtttgcatgtaaacagagaaaaacggGGATTTGGGATccggaaactgctcctgggttaaataaataaatgaatacatttcttttatacaatctatgtttacaatctatggtgatcatggatgcatgcagaatagcagtcgcatttatgctggtgcaatccctttgtatttgtttgtcatCAGACGAGCCTTTGGTGGTGGTGATGTGTTTAGTCAATACAGAACTGCCCTACACTTTGTGAATGGTACAGTGACAAGCCCATACTACCTGAATAACATTATTAATACAGTCATTGTACCCCTGCATGAACAACACAGGCCTAATTTCATTTTCATGGACGACAATGCTTCAGCTCATCGAGGTTGCATCATTAGGGAACGGCTGCTGGAGCCTGCACTTTCTCTAGACCTGAATCCCATAGAAAACCTATGGGATCAGCTGAGTCGCCATGTTGAGGCTCATAATTCTGTACCCCAGAACCTCAATGACCTGAGGGCCGCCCTTCAAGAAGAGTGTGATGCCATGCCTCAGCAGACAATAAGTCGACTTGTGGACAGCATGAGACGTCGTTGTCAAGCTGTAACTGATGCTCAAGGACACATGACAAGTTATTGAGACATTGACACCACTGTTGTTGGCTGTTGTTTGAGATGAGGAAATCACCATTGCATGCTTCTACTTAAATGCCCtacttttatgatttttatgatGACACTGTAGTGTgaactttttacattttccatAAATTTCACCCGAAAGCCAGATATCCCTAACTTTTTGTGACCAGAACTTTACTTTCAAAAATATAAAGATCTTTTGAGAAACAGtaatggaaatacatttttggttgGAGGACAGCAGTCACATGTGCTGACCTAAATTGGACCTGCATGCTTCACCCTGCACATGCAGACAGATGAAACATTTGACTTCTAGTGTTTCAATCAATATTGTGATTAACTttgctggtaaaaaaaaaacaaatacaagttacctacataaaaaaatatatccaaATAGTTCAAGAGTAATGACGTCACCCTGGTGGTCTCCTATGATGGGAATTATTTGATAGCAAGcgcaacaaaaacatgactgaaTCCTGTAGAACTTTCCAACTCTTCTGATTAGACCACCGCTTGTGCAAGTCCACTTACACTGAAACGTCTGTGAAACACTAACGGCCGATTTCCAGAACAAGGATTAAAGTCGGGTCCAAGAACTAGAGTTGTATTTTCACAGAATCTTGTCTTTAGTCTAGGACTAGTCTTAATCTCTGTTTGAGAAACTGGAGCTAAGAGTCAAGAAGAGAAGCAGGAACCCACTGAGGGAAACATAGAGGACATAACGGTTTCATTACTGCTCTTTTGTCTTCGGTTATGAACGGTGAGCTTCTTTTTCATGCTTTTTGTAATTTGCGTTTCTCTGctacagtctgtctgtgtgtgtgtgtgtgtgtgtgataaagcCATGGTGCAGAGTTTAGAGCTGCTTTCCTCAGATGTGAAGTATCAGTCACTGGTTCCTCAGCTGCAGAGGTTAGTCTATGAACAGTTTACATCTCTAAACCAAAAGATCTCAAAATAAATGAGACCAGTCAGTAatcagagatcctgctgttCTTCTGGTTAGCCACTTCCAGACCTAAGAGTCAAACACTATTCGACTATATAACACCTGTACCTCTACTTGGTCTCATTAACATTTCAAGTAAGATGAAATTGATCTTAAATAAGCCGAGCTGAAACAGTCTGTAATGTGTCTACTTAATACAAGTCATGTAGTGAACACAGCAGTAATAAAGGACTTTATGTCTCCAGTGCTGCAGCTGCTAATGCAGTTGTAACTCTATCAATATCAGAATGTAATCTACATTTCTGATAGATCACTGCTCAATGGCAATCcccaaaaaaatctttattgcattttcaacAACTGCTATTTCAAAGTGAATGACAGAGGCATCATCTTCAGTTCATAAGATAACACTTGATTGATAATGTCATGGTTCCTTCTGTTAATGTGGAGCTCAGGTCTGCTGGAGATGATCACCTGATAACAGTCTATTTATTTCATATGAGTGTATCATTGTTCAGTCTCTCACTCTCCTAAATGAAACCCTTCTCTGCATCTCATTAGGTCGTCCAAATGGAAACACGtccaggtcaaagttcagcttCCGCCACTTCTGGCTTCTTTGGTCATCCTCTTGCCATTTGGTAGTTTTTCCTATGATAGGTCCTCTGTGCTGGGTTTCTCACTTATTCAGCCTTTAGTCTATAAGATGAGTGTTTGACCCAGGATCTTGCGGTTGATCTCAGCCAAGGCCACGGAGAACACAAAAGCTTTCTCGTCAGAAAGACTGGCGTAAATATCCACTTCCttctcctgtttctctgtgaacACAATTCAACACAATCAATCACagacacaacactgacacagtGGAGTGTAGCAAGTATGAGATGGAGCTGTGCTGTGGGCTGAAGGGAAAATATATCAACATCACACAGAGTTGAATAGGGTATCTGCACATATTTTCATTACAAATTTAATGACTTTGaagatctttttaaaaaatatcattgCTGCCACAAAAGAATACAACAAATTAAACTGCTGTAAACACAGTTATGAGTTGAAATTGAAAGAAGTGATGAAATAGGCACAATAATAAACACgttatattatcatttatatatgGATACATATAAgactgaaaaactgaaagacAGCTTATTCCCCCaagctgttaaactaatgaacatGGCCTGATCCCTTCAtcccactcacccacacacactcaaattgctactgtttgcaccttttatattgcatattgcactttgttgctcttatagattgttaatgttgtcttaaatgttgttatggctcagggagtgctatctaaatttttttatattgttgtctgaccctcaatataatgacaataaggCTACTAATGTAAtctaatttaatgtatttattctgtgtatagtttttctcctctgtcatAACAAGAAACATTCTTGTATTAAAGCTGCTCATCAAACAGTGTGGATACAGTGTCAGATTTTGAACACCCTTGATCTGATGTCACAGAGGTAATTCAAGTGAGGCCAGCCATCATACCACCATGCCTCCACCATGCCTCCACCTGCCAACACTTTGTAAATCACCCACACAGCTAGAAGAGCTAAAATATGAAACAGTAAATCATCACTTGTTTtacctttctcctcttcttgtttCTTAAGTCCTACTGTTTTTGGTCTGCCCCGTCCCCTCCGGATtggatctgattggctgttggCCCGGGATCTTCTCCTGTTCTCCATGTCACTACTTAAAGGAGAGTCAATCCGGTCTCTGCGAATGCgttctgtcctcctcctcttagaGTCCAGCTTGTCTGAATAAACAACAAATCaccaacatgtgtgtgtgtcatcgaGTGCTGAATCCCTGGTGCttaggaaaacaacaaaaataaagaatgaagTCATATTCCTGTGACAGAACGACAAAAAAGCTGTGTGGATG encodes:
- the c1h16orf87 gene encoding UPF0547 protein C16orf87 homolog, with protein sequence MSANKTKKVKMATKSCPECDQQIPVACKSCPCGYVFISRKLLNAKINERSSPTIADKLDSKRRRTERIRRDRIDSPLSSDMENRRRSRANSQSDPIRRGRGRPKTVGLKKQEEEKEKQEKEVDIYASLSDEKAFVFSVALAEINRKILGQTLIL